The following proteins come from a genomic window of Yinghuangia sp. ASG 101:
- a CDS encoding NACHT domain-containing protein codes for MVASFFPIRVPRLCRVRSAEPDPVQDLFPLDPDGFRITRRPAAPKRGRSAGDFVKESELEGLGSLVLLGEPGAGKSSLLRALTADATRDDAPRTIDDADCLWVYAAEISEASYHDLLGSELRSLPLAPAVGASPGDAPTALPGRRLTVVVDQLDECPILDRLPGLLRISLKGRDVSGLRILAACRTASFKQSLADVLNDHFGACALIDLAPLSRSDAVALADSAGVSGEDMIKAVLSAKAGPLASVPLTLELLVRSYQETHRLDGDSQDLFARGTRLLATEYDPNRISTVPAVTTAEQRLVTAGRLAAWMLLSGRRSLWLGSGREESPHHLDLPVELAVGGTESTGPGMTFEVSRAVVGETLATGLFAGAGRYRTQFRHASLAAYLAARYLVQRGTRADQLADLFLVRSPDGAGSSIPAPLRETAAWIVALAPSETEWLAGADPASLVAHSAFVRSARIRELIVERLLARADEVELGDTRYYFARWDLDHPTLDAQLTGALATEPDPADLPLSLLSRVRVALRLAQDCPSPTLTPSLLRIAGDAHWTTYERCVAAFVAMDCNAAMAAPPLRELLLSLPTPQAATAADPRHALRGMLLSLLWPKYLTIDEVLSAMVAPPADDIGGDYARFFERMPTDCADDHLAPLLAWLDGVWQPGREGRGAFHAEGVTDFGTLPSIDLSAPHGPGRILDGALAQVMHSRDPQPHLPAIAALVTRRFQTHHKVLVPDALQRDSEAGTTNATDRRRMLAAALLEESVRQGEEPSVATWLIIREWERPTRLGLFAEEEEPRPYWDMLIDSRDFTWALARASEAQQGSNEALADAYGRLAAHLFEPNDQGIFLLAYENQENPVWPHVRWHYDPVALTSELATRMRRSFEANQPQPWEESEQFIDLQRTALRSLARGESGDFADFLYRLQFDPITGRAPSTHNADPMEWPGIAVFSAAEVESLLEYSIGFLSREDDRAAEWLGRHNDQRAWAGRQALVWLHKKNLLSDLPPAVWHSWSGAILGEVTAGTDNATEVELRRLAATHAPERFSNCLVQYVKGSIDQGIDAFRLEMIDPLWDDGIASAMHILAEELHSRLVTGGELQEDADAYRNITRTWATLLTQLVCCGRESPTCLAVQAMRDGASSAKDAERDTAVRAAVALLAADARRWWPEVRQHLNEIPLFSAQLARAAAHRRERRPIDSALAESELAEVYEWLDPLVGTEEPVYRLGSGFVGPNEEIRDWWASLPSSIASRGTAAAVLTMRGLVDRHPGRLHLQSALIASRTRAAAAARAETPLQHVIAVLADPDRRIVRTSGDLLDVVMSVLEQIKIDIQAHGGLLWDRVPSPSSSGSSAGKAKMTYTWRPKPEAALCAYLDHELRLRLKGNRVVVNREVMIQPTDAYGAGKRVDVLAQVHPHEGRGLGAGEASALSLVIK; via the coding sequence ATGGTGGCCAGCTTTTTCCCGATCCGGGTACCGCGTCTGTGCCGGGTGCGTAGCGCCGAGCCCGATCCTGTACAGGACTTGTTCCCGCTGGACCCGGACGGCTTCCGAATCACGCGTCGCCCGGCCGCCCCGAAGAGGGGGCGGTCGGCTGGTGACTTCGTCAAGGAATCGGAACTGGAGGGCTTGGGCAGCCTGGTGCTCTTGGGCGAACCAGGCGCCGGCAAGAGCTCGCTGCTCCGAGCGCTTACCGCCGATGCCACGCGGGACGACGCACCCCGGACGATTGACGACGCAGACTGCCTCTGGGTCTACGCGGCGGAGATCAGCGAGGCGAGTTATCACGACCTGCTCGGCAGTGAGCTTCGCTCACTGCCCCTTGCGCCGGCAGTCGGCGCATCGCCGGGTGACGCTCCCACCGCGTTGCCGGGCCGGCGGCTCACCGTCGTAGTCGACCAACTCGACGAATGCCCGATCCTAGATCGCCTTCCTGGACTCCTGCGGATATCCCTTAAGGGGCGCGACGTCAGCGGATTGCGGATCCTCGCGGCCTGCCGAACGGCTTCGTTCAAGCAAAGCCTGGCCGACGTTCTGAACGATCACTTCGGCGCGTGCGCCCTTATCGACCTGGCCCCGCTGAGTCGCTCGGATGCTGTTGCTTTGGCGGACAGCGCTGGTGTGTCAGGAGAGGACATGATCAAGGCGGTTCTCTCCGCGAAGGCCGGACCGCTGGCGAGTGTGCCGCTGACCCTAGAGCTTCTGGTGCGCTCCTATCAGGAGACGCACCGACTCGACGGGGACTCCCAGGACCTGTTTGCGCGGGGAACCCGTCTCCTCGCCACGGAGTACGACCCCAACCGAATCAGCACGGTCCCGGCGGTGACGACAGCCGAGCAGCGCCTGGTGACTGCCGGCCGCCTGGCTGCGTGGATGCTGCTGTCGGGACGCCGATCCTTGTGGCTGGGAAGCGGTCGCGAGGAGAGCCCGCACCACCTCGATCTCCCGGTCGAACTCGCCGTCGGCGGTACGGAGAGCACCGGACCGGGCATGACCTTCGAGGTCTCGCGGGCTGTTGTCGGCGAAACGCTGGCCACAGGACTGTTTGCCGGTGCCGGTCGCTATCGCACGCAGTTTCGGCATGCTTCTCTGGCGGCCTACCTCGCCGCTCGCTATCTCGTGCAACGCGGGACAAGAGCCGACCAGTTGGCGGACCTCTTCCTCGTGCGTAGCCCCGACGGGGCGGGCTCCAGCATCCCGGCTCCCCTGCGCGAGACCGCGGCATGGATCGTCGCGCTCGCGCCGAGCGAAACCGAGTGGCTTGCGGGGGCGGACCCCGCGAGCTTGGTGGCGCACAGCGCCTTCGTCCGCTCGGCCCGCATCAGGGAGTTGATCGTGGAGCGGCTCCTCGCCAGGGCGGACGAAGTCGAACTGGGGGATACCCGCTACTACTTCGCTCGCTGGGACCTCGATCATCCGACATTGGACGCTCAGCTCACCGGTGCGCTGGCGACGGAACCAGACCCAGCCGACCTGCCCTTGTCCCTCCTGTCGCGGGTACGCGTTGCACTCCGTCTGGCGCAAGACTGCCCCTCGCCGACACTCACGCCTTCACTTCTGCGCATCGCCGGCGATGCCCACTGGACTACCTACGAACGCTGCGTGGCTGCGTTCGTTGCCATGGACTGCAACGCTGCCATGGCCGCCCCGCCGTTGCGGGAGCTGCTGCTGAGCCTGCCGACGCCGCAGGCCGCAACTGCTGCCGATCCACGGCACGCGCTCCGCGGAATGCTTCTCTCGCTGCTGTGGCCGAAGTACCTCACGATTGACGAGGTCCTCTCGGCAATGGTCGCACCGCCCGCCGACGACATAGGCGGCGATTATGCACGCTTCTTCGAACGCATGCCGACAGATTGCGCGGACGACCACCTTGCGCCTCTCCTTGCCTGGCTCGACGGCGTGTGGCAGCCAGGCAGGGAAGGGCGAGGAGCCTTCCATGCCGAGGGAGTCACGGACTTTGGCACGCTGCCCAGCATCGATCTGAGCGCACCGCACGGCCCAGGAAGGATCCTGGATGGGGCTTTGGCGCAGGTCATGCACAGCCGTGATCCGCAGCCCCACCTCCCGGCAATCGCGGCGCTGGTCACGCGGCGTTTCCAAACGCATCACAAAGTCCTGGTACCTGACGCCTTGCAGCGTGATAGTGAAGCTGGAACCACGAACGCAACGGATCGGCGTCGTATGTTGGCCGCAGCGCTTCTTGAAGAGAGCGTTCGCCAAGGAGAAGAGCCGTCGGTCGCCACTTGGCTCATCATCCGAGAATGGGAACGACCCACCCGTCTCGGCTTGTTCGCGGAGGAAGAGGAGCCGCGCCCGTATTGGGACATGCTGATCGATTCTCGCGATTTCACATGGGCGCTAGCCAGGGCCTCCGAGGCCCAACAGGGAAGCAATGAAGCACTGGCAGACGCATATGGCCGCCTTGCCGCGCATTTGTTCGAGCCCAACGACCAGGGGATTTTTCTTCTTGCCTACGAGAATCAAGAAAACCCCGTCTGGCCGCACGTGCGGTGGCACTACGATCCCGTTGCACTGACCAGCGAACTTGCAACGAGGATGCGCAGATCCTTTGAAGCCAATCAGCCGCAGCCCTGGGAGGAATCCGAGCAGTTCATCGACCTACAACGCACAGCTCTGCGTTCCCTGGCGCGGGGAGAATCGGGAGATTTCGCAGATTTTCTGTACAGACTTCAATTCGATCCGATCACAGGACGTGCGCCATCCACACACAACGCCGACCCCATGGAGTGGCCGGGGATAGCCGTCTTCAGTGCCGCGGAGGTCGAAAGCCTCCTCGAATATTCCATCGGCTTTCTCAGCCGCGAGGATGACCGTGCCGCGGAGTGGTTGGGCCGGCACAATGATCAGCGGGCCTGGGCCGGCCGCCAAGCCCTGGTATGGCTGCACAAAAAGAACCTGCTCAGTGATCTTCCGCCCGCTGTCTGGCACTCATGGAGCGGAGCCATCCTGGGGGAGGTCACAGCCGGCACCGACAATGCAACGGAGGTCGAACTCCGGCGGCTTGCGGCAACTCACGCGCCCGAACGATTCAGCAACTGCCTCGTCCAGTACGTCAAAGGTTCGATCGACCAAGGAATTGATGCATTCCGCCTCGAAATGATCGACCCGCTATGGGACGACGGGATTGCGTCTGCGATGCATATCCTCGCCGAAGAGCTGCATTCCCGTCTCGTGACCGGTGGAGAACTTCAGGAGGACGCCGACGCCTACCGGAATATCACCCGGACGTGGGCGACCTTGCTGACCCAGCTCGTTTGCTGCGGCCGTGAGTCGCCGACGTGTCTCGCGGTACAGGCGATGCGTGACGGCGCGTCCTCGGCAAAGGACGCAGAACGAGACACCGCAGTTCGGGCAGCTGTCGCTCTCTTGGCGGCCGACGCACGGCGCTGGTGGCCTGAAGTGCGGCAACACCTCAACGAAATCCCCTTGTTTTCGGCACAGTTGGCCCGTGCCGCTGCACACCGGCGTGAGCGCCGGCCCATCGACTCCGCGCTCGCTGAATCTGAGCTCGCGGAAGTTTACGAGTGGCTGGATCCGCTGGTCGGAACGGAAGAGCCCGTCTACCGACTGGGATCGGGGTTCGTCGGCCCGAACGAAGAGATTCGCGATTGGTGGGCATCCCTGCCCTCGTCCATTGCGTCCCGGGGCACCGCCGCCGCCGTCCTGACCATGAGGGGTCTCGTAGACCGGCATCCAGGTCGCCTGCACCTGCAATCAGCCTTGATCGCATCAAGGACGCGTGCTGCCGCGGCAGCACGCGCAGAAACGCCGTTGCAGCACGTTATCGCCGTCCTAGCCGATCCCGACCGGCGCATCGTGCGCACCAGCGGCGACCTTCTCGACGTGGTGATGTCGGTATTGGAGCAGATCAAGATCGACATCCAAGCGCACGGGGGACTGCTGTGGGACCGAGTGCCAAGCCCGAGCAGCAGCGGCTCGTCAGCAGGCAAGGCAAAGATGACCTACACGTGGCGACCGAAACCCGAGGCCGCACTTTGTGCGTACCTCGACCATGAACTTCGGCTGCGACTCAAGGGCAATCGCGTCGTCGTGAATCGGGAGGTGATGATCCAACCTACCGATGCCTACGGCGCCGGCAAACGAGTCGACGTCCTCGCCCAGGTGCACCCCCACGAAGGTCGGGGTCTGGGTGCAGGGGAAGCGAGCGCGCTGAGCCTGGTGATCAAGTGA
- a CDS encoding helix-turn-helix domain-containing protein, whose protein sequence is MTDTTKKAEAGTSAPRTVAAGKARGSAEARASAHTRLNVTGTLSAEAQAGAEWMNAALDLAQAVYDLRTAKGWSQRQLAEAAGMKQGAISRIEQAGTLPTLPVVLRLADALDAKVVIVVDRDNGEKAIEFTMTPHAAAAA, encoded by the coding sequence ATGACTGACACGACGAAGAAGGCAGAAGCCGGGACTTCCGCACCCCGGACAGTTGCAGCTGGCAAGGCTCGGGGGTCCGCAGAAGCACGGGCATCCGCTCACACCCGTCTGAACGTCACAGGCACGCTGTCCGCTGAGGCACAGGCCGGGGCCGAGTGGATGAACGCGGCGCTGGACTTGGCCCAGGCCGTCTACGACCTGCGCACCGCCAAGGGCTGGTCACAGCGACAACTGGCAGAGGCCGCCGGAATGAAACAGGGCGCGATCTCGCGGATCGAACAGGCCGGGACCCTGCCGACCCTGCCGGTCGTACTGCGTCTCGCCGATGCCCTCGACGCGAAGGTGGTCATCGTCGTCGACCGCGACAACGGCGAGAAGGCAATCGAGTTCACCATGACCCCGCACGCAGCAGCGGCAGCGTAG
- a CDS encoding type II toxin-antitoxin system RelE/ParE family toxin: MHEKLYAVEMEPEVASWLTGLSEFEFGQVDSVLGRLLAAPTTAGMPLARSLGDGLWELRFYLGRRQTRITYWITSDRRIILLTTFFKTRMNERHEVDRAKRLLNDCRAGAPGHDGEAEHVFKRGSAARKRAKDTSEDD, encoded by the coding sequence GTGCATGAGAAGTTATACGCCGTCGAGATGGAACCCGAGGTCGCCTCGTGGCTGACCGGGTTGTCGGAGTTCGAGTTCGGTCAGGTCGACTCCGTACTCGGAAGGCTGCTGGCCGCCCCGACCACTGCGGGGATGCCGTTGGCGCGGTCACTCGGAGACGGACTGTGGGAGCTGCGCTTTTATCTTGGGCGTCGGCAGACCAGGATCACGTACTGGATCACCTCGGATCGCCGGATCATCCTGCTGACCACGTTCTTCAAAACGCGGATGAACGAGCGTCACGAGGTCGATCGCGCCAAACGGCTGTTGAACGACTGCCGGGCAGGCGCTCCCGGACACGACGGCGAAGCCGAACACGTCTTCAAGCGCGGGTCGGCCGCGCGGAAGCGAGCGAAGGACACGAGCGAAGATGACTGA
- a CDS encoding LacI family DNA-binding transcriptional regulator has product MILADAVADGLIPVNPAERGRGRGRRLAGDRGPERTITDPLGALLIAERAALLSGRDAEFVAVILMMFTGMRWGEVVGLETEYVRPRSIRVEWQLYELGSGEFVRGPPKDGSRRTIDTPAWLSELLAEHISSTPAVACRCHGRRYVFFGRAQETTRLAARPTVAEVAVRAGMSRGTVSHVLNHPERVSAETRTRVEAAMAAPRIVAGAHRTVAHWRRSGFASWVLTPAASGWYPGRQPLSQHPVPVSGTPWAGTPVRGRNATQRADACWIPIARGLTPQGLRHSHRTMLAELGVPGVLANERLGHLDRSMAARYTHVTHTMRDSLRAALTARWEESLAARRQLSPRSAVGALERQLSMRAT; this is encoded by the coding sequence GTGATCCTGGCGGACGCGGTCGCCGATGGGCTGATCCCGGTGAACCCGGCCGAGCGTGGACGCGGGCGCGGACGGCGCCTGGCTGGGGATCGCGGTCCGGAGCGCACAATCACCGATCCGCTGGGGGCGCTGTTGATCGCGGAGCGCGCGGCGCTGTTGTCCGGGCGCGATGCCGAGTTCGTCGCGGTGATCCTGATGATGTTCACGGGGATGCGGTGGGGCGAGGTCGTGGGGCTGGAGACCGAGTACGTGCGCCCGCGGAGCATTCGGGTGGAGTGGCAGCTGTACGAGCTGGGGTCCGGCGAGTTCGTCCGCGGCCCGCCCAAGGACGGCAGCCGCCGGACCATTGATACTCCTGCCTGGCTGTCGGAGCTGCTCGCGGAGCACATCAGCAGCACGCCGGCGGTGGCGTGTCGCTGCCACGGCCGCCGCTACGTCTTCTTCGGACGTGCCCAGGAAACGACTCGACTCGCTGCTCGTCCGACGGTCGCGGAAGTGGCGGTCCGCGCCGGGATGTCCCGCGGGACGGTGTCGCATGTGCTCAACCATCCTGAGCGGGTTTCCGCCGAAACGCGCACCCGCGTGGAGGCTGCGATGGCCGCGCCCCGCATCGTGGCCGGCGCGCACCGGACGGTGGCGCATTGGCGGCGCAGCGGGTTCGCGTCCTGGGTGCTCACCCCTGCGGCATCAGGCTGGTACCCGGGCCGGCAGCCGCTGAGCCAACATCCCGTTCCGGTGAGCGGAACACCGTGGGCGGGAACGCCCGTGCGGGGACGCAACGCGACACAGCGCGCCGACGCGTGCTGGATCCCGATCGCGCGTGGCCTGACACCGCAAGGACTCCGGCACAGCCACCGCACGATGCTCGCGGAACTCGGAGTCCCCGGCGTCCTGGCCAACGAGCGCCTCGGGCACCTGGACCGCTCGATGGCAGCGCGATACACGCACGTGACGCACACCATGCGCGACTCGCTGCGAGCGGCACTCACCGCGCGGTGGGAAGAGTCCCTCGCCGCGCGCCGGCAACTTTCGCCACGCTCCGCGGTTGGGGCTCTCGAACGGCAACTCTCCATGAGAGCCACATGA
- a CDS encoding HAD family hydrolase translates to MRHSGGQRQYRGLILDFVGVLTEGEASAHQSWCTAQGLPASAWVDALGRHPRGRELYAALETGRLTQAEWNRRTAALLGVDDHHDLMGRAWAAVRPAAAMITLAREARRAGYALALLSNSFGLDPYNPYRETGVWDLFDVTVISETEGVAKPDPVIYRRTLDRLGLPAAACVFVDDNPANLPPAAALGITTVHADGRSDTAARLADLLGIVQRK, encoded by the coding sequence GTGCGGCACAGCGGGGGACAGCGGCAATACCGCGGGCTGATTCTGGATTTCGTGGGAGTGCTGACCGAGGGGGAGGCGTCCGCGCACCAGTCCTGGTGCACGGCCCAGGGCCTCCCGGCGAGCGCGTGGGTCGACGCCCTGGGGCGCCATCCACGCGGACGGGAACTGTACGCGGCACTGGAGACCGGGCGGCTGACGCAAGCCGAGTGGAACCGGCGCACCGCCGCACTGCTGGGCGTCGACGACCACCACGACCTGATGGGCCGGGCCTGGGCAGCGGTACGCCCCGCGGCTGCCATGATCACCCTCGCCCGGGAGGCACGCCGCGCCGGGTACGCCTTGGCGCTCCTGTCGAACTCGTTCGGCCTGGACCCGTACAACCCCTACCGGGAGACCGGCGTGTGGGACCTGTTCGACGTCACGGTGATCTCCGAGACGGAAGGCGTCGCCAAGCCCGACCCGGTGATCTACCGGCGCACCCTGGACCGGCTCGGCCTGCCCGCAGCCGCATGCGTGTTCGTCGACGACAACCCCGCCAACCTCCCGCCCGCCGCAGCACTGGGCATCACCACCGTCCATGCCGACGGCCGATCGGACACCGCCGCCCGACTGGCGGATCTGCTGGGCATAGTGCAGCGAAAATGA
- a CDS encoding caspase, EACC1-associated type — MTDALSDRGVRAVLFGTGSHAAGSQLPSLPSVDTTIDDLHKALVEVCGMDPAQITRVPADADPAQVIAAVEGATEQPGGPVLFYYVGHGLLDPDDELYLATRGSRGQRRVAHAVPYRTVRNLLGKCRHGSVVVLDCCFSGRGTAPPSGGGARGPFATARPPGSFFLTSATYFEQSFAPEGERHTLFSGQLLRLLRDGDPAGPLWLTTAALHKALDRAFAENPLVQPTRGNEGTLDSLLLARNRAYPVGADEAWGAEPPADVPCPYPGLEPFRAEDSAHFFGRDDLAARLTNAVADETEDGPVLLIGASGAGKSSLLRAGLLPRLEDPAGPGHGPALLIPAPGENPMRTLAGPWAAAHGLDEDETHDALQHGRFPPPRPGRPTCRVLVIDQFEEVFTRCRDPHRRTAFLDLLTGNSDRPGPRPKIVLGVRADHYGNCLAHPGLEHALAHAVTVPPMSEPHLRAAVEEPAAAAGLTLEPGLTDRLLRDLHTGHHENDAAAALPFLAHALRETWRRRSGTRLTLAGYQATGGIWESVATTGENLHHSLDEDGQRTLRELLLLLVHVPTDSETAVVRHRVPLTDLPDTTTEIRERLARDRLLTVNRTTAHIAHESLLRAWPRLRDWIHEDTATLLARQQLRAAAKEWDTNARKPEYLYRGSRLHAAEQLDNLPTREHEFLQASRRRARRSTQRRIFIPLLAILTAITTTLAFVAYQQAAEASRNGAEALRQAGEAARQHTLAFSRQLAAESLVIKATQPVTARRLAAAAWFTAHTDQARDVMTQLLDEQQRNGILPVSPGGVKGVAFSPDGNLLATAGEDGTLRLWNPNTRQPASAPLTAATGGSVNGVAFSPNGSLLATAGEDGTLRLWNPNTRQPTSHQILAAPVGSVEGVAFSPDGNLLATTNNDGTVKLWNPHTGQPATAPLPATPGSSVNAIAFSPDGNLLATAGGDGTVKLWNPHTGQPASHQILATPGSSVNAMAFSPNGNLLATTGEDGTVKLWNPHTGQPVGTPLPAAPGGSVKAMAFSPNGNLLATTNGIVRLWNPNTGQPASHQIPHDWNAGGVDGVAFSPDGNLLATANYDGTVRLWDPHTGRPVAIAPFPLNPSGEVYAGVDEVAFSPDGNLLAAANYDGTVRLWDPHTGQPASHQIPAIQGASVDGVAFSPDGNLLATTDDDGTVRLWNPHTGQLTGAPLATTPGGSVNAMAFSPDGNLLATTDDDGTLQMWNPKTRQPASAPLPATQGGSVDGVAFSPDGNLLATAGEDGTIYLAETRLFTDPYAALCSDVGPPTPDEWKKHAPGEPQTDVCKP, encoded by the coding sequence GTGACGGACGCCCTTTCCGACCGCGGGGTCCGCGCGGTCCTGTTCGGCACCGGGAGCCACGCCGCGGGATCGCAGCTTCCGTCCCTGCCGTCCGTCGACACCACTATCGACGACCTGCACAAGGCGCTGGTCGAGGTGTGCGGCATGGACCCCGCGCAGATCACCCGTGTTCCCGCCGACGCGGACCCGGCCCAGGTGATCGCCGCGGTGGAGGGGGCCACGGAGCAGCCCGGCGGGCCGGTGCTGTTCTACTACGTGGGGCACGGCCTCCTCGACCCCGACGACGAGTTGTACCTCGCCACCCGGGGCAGCCGGGGCCAGCGCCGGGTCGCGCACGCGGTCCCGTACCGCACCGTGCGCAACCTCCTCGGCAAATGCCGGCACGGCAGCGTGGTCGTCCTCGACTGCTGCTTCTCCGGGCGCGGTACCGCCCCACCGTCCGGCGGCGGGGCCCGGGGACCGTTCGCCACCGCCCGTCCCCCGGGCAGTTTCTTCCTCACCTCGGCCACGTACTTCGAGCAGTCGTTCGCGCCCGAGGGCGAGCGCCACACCCTGTTCTCCGGGCAGTTGCTGCGGCTGCTGCGCGACGGCGACCCGGCCGGCCCGCTGTGGCTGACCACGGCAGCGCTGCACAAGGCACTGGACCGCGCCTTCGCCGAGAACCCGCTGGTGCAGCCCACCCGGGGTAACGAGGGCACCTTGGACTCGCTGCTCCTGGCCCGCAACCGCGCCTACCCCGTCGGCGCCGACGAGGCGTGGGGGGCGGAGCCGCCGGCGGATGTCCCGTGCCCCTACCCCGGCCTGGAACCGTTCCGCGCCGAGGACAGCGCGCACTTCTTCGGCCGCGACGACCTCGCCGCCCGCCTCACGAACGCTGTCGCCGACGAGACCGAGGACGGCCCGGTACTCCTGATCGGCGCCTCGGGCGCCGGCAAGTCCTCCCTGCTCCGCGCCGGCCTCCTCCCCCGGCTGGAGGACCCGGCCGGCCCCGGACACGGCCCCGCGCTGTTGATCCCCGCGCCCGGCGAAAACCCGATGCGCACCCTCGCCGGCCCCTGGGCGGCGGCACACGGCCTGGACGAGGACGAGACACACGACGCCCTGCAACACGGCCGCTTCCCCCCGCCGCGCCCCGGCCGCCCGACGTGCCGCGTCCTGGTCATCGACCAGTTCGAGGAAGTCTTCACCCGCTGCCGCGACCCCCACCGGCGCACCGCATTCCTCGACCTGTTGACCGGCAACAGCGACAGGCCCGGCCCCCGACCGAAAATCGTCCTGGGAGTGCGCGCCGACCACTACGGCAACTGCCTCGCCCACCCCGGCCTCGAACACGCCCTCGCCCACGCGGTCACCGTCCCCCCGATGAGCGAACCGCACCTACGCGCCGCGGTCGAGGAACCCGCCGCCGCAGCCGGGCTGACCCTGGAACCCGGACTGACCGACCGGCTCTTACGCGACCTCCACACAGGCCACCACGAGAACGACGCCGCCGCCGCGCTGCCGTTCCTCGCCCACGCGCTGCGCGAGACATGGCGCCGCCGCAGCGGCACCCGGCTCACCCTCGCCGGCTACCAGGCCACCGGCGGCATCTGGGAATCCGTCGCCACCACCGGCGAAAACCTCCACCACTCCCTGGACGAGGACGGACAACGCACCCTCCGGGAACTTCTGCTCCTCCTCGTACACGTGCCCACCGACAGCGAAACGGCCGTCGTCCGCCACCGCGTCCCCCTCACCGACCTCCCCGACACCACCACCGAGATCCGCGAACGACTCGCCCGCGATCGGCTGCTGACCGTCAACCGCACCACCGCGCACATCGCCCACGAATCACTACTCCGCGCCTGGCCCAGACTCCGCGACTGGATCCACGAAGACACCGCAACCCTCCTCGCACGCCAGCAACTCCGCGCAGCAGCCAAAGAATGGGACACGAACGCACGCAAACCCGAATACCTCTACCGCGGCAGCAGACTCCACGCCGCCGAACAACTCGACAACCTCCCCACACGCGAACACGAGTTCCTCCAAGCCAGCCGCCGCAGAGCCCGCCGCAGCACCCAACGCCGCATCTTCATCCCCCTCCTCGCCATCCTCACCGCCATCACGACCACACTGGCTTTCGTCGCCTACCAGCAAGCCGCCGAAGCGTCCCGCAACGGCGCCGAAGCCCTTCGCCAAGCCGGCGAAGCCGCCCGGCAACACACCCTCGCGTTCTCCCGCCAACTCGCCGCGGAAAGCCTCGTCATCAAAGCCACCCAGCCCGTCACCGCCCGCCGCCTCGCCGCCGCGGCCTGGTTCACCGCCCACACCGACCAAGCACGCGACGTCATGACCCAACTCCTGGACGAGCAACAGCGAAACGGCATACTGCCCGTATCCCCCGGCGGCGTGAAGGGGGTGGCGTTCAGCCCCGACGGCAACCTCCTCGCCACCGCTGGCGAAGACGGCACCCTGCGGCTGTGGAACCCGAACACCCGCCAACCCGCCAGCGCCCCCCTCACCGCTGCCACAGGCGGCAGCGTGAACGGGGTGGCGTTCAGCCCCAACGGCAGCCTCCTCGCCACCGCTGGCGAAGACGGCACCCTGCGGCTGTGGAACCCGAACACCCGCCAACCGACCAGCCACCAAATCCTCGCCGCCCCAGTCGGCAGCGTGGAAGGGGTGGCGTTCAGCCCCGACGGAAACCTCCTCGCCACCACAAACAACGACGGCACCGTGAAGCTGTGGAACCCGCACACCGGCCAACCCGCCACCGCCCCCCTCCCCGCCACCCCAGGCAGCAGCGTAAACGCAATAGCGTTCAGCCCCGACGGAAACCTCCTCGCCACCGCTGGCGGCGATGGCACCGTGAAGCTGTGGAACCCGCACACCGGCCAACCCGCCAGCCACCAAATCCTCGCCACCCCAGGCAGCAGCGTGAACGCAATGGCGTTCAGCCCCAACGGCAACCTCCTCGCCACCACTGGCGAAGACGGCACCGTGAAGCTGTGGAACCCGCACACCGGCCAACCCGTCGGCACCCCCCTCCCCGCCGCCCCAGGCGGTAGCGTGAAGGCAATGGCGTTCAGCCCCAACGGCAACCTCCTCGCCACCACCAACGGCATCGTAAGGTTGTGGAACCCGAACACGGGCCAGCCCGCCAGCCACCAGATCCCGCATGACTGGAACGCCGGCGGGGTGGACGGGGTGGCGTTCAGTCCCGACGGAAACCTCCTCGCCACCGCCAACTACGACGGCACCGTGAGGCTGTGGGACCCGCACACCGGCCGACCCGTTGCTATCGCCCCCTTCCCTCTCAACCCATCTGGCGAGGTCTATGCCGGGGTCGACGAGGTGGCGTTCAGCCCCGACGGAAACCTCCTCGCCGCCGCCAACTACGACGGCACCGTGAGACTGTGGGACCCGCACACCGGCCAACCCGCCAGCCACCAAATCCCCGCCATCCAAGGCGCCAGCGTGGACGGGGTGGCGTTCAGCCCCGACGGAAACCTCCTCGCCACCACGGACGACGACGGCACCGTGAGGCTGTGGAACCCGCACACCGGCCAACTCACCGGCGCCCCCCTCGCCACCACCCCAGGCGGCAGCGTGAACGCAATGGCGTTCAGCCCCGACGGAAACCTCCTCGCCACCACGGACGACGACGGCACCCTGCAGATGTGGAACCCGAAGACCCGCCAACCTGCCAGCGCCCCCCTCCCCGCCACCCAAGGCGGCAGCGTGGACGGGGTGGCGTTCAGCCCCGACGGAAACCTCCTCGCCACCGCTGGCGAAGACGGCACCATCTACCTCGCCGAGACACGGTTGTTCACAGACCCATATGCCGCACTGTGCTCGGACGTAGGCCCCCCCACACCAGATGAGTGGAAGAAACACGCGCCCGGCGAACCGCAAACCGACGTCTGTAAACCCTGA